TAGGGATTCTGCGAACACCTACACACTGTTGACCTTTTATCCATCCTTTGTATGGAtttctaagtttttttttgtacatgtaGAAGGTAAAAAGTGCgtgttattttataaatatggctttgaataaaataaagacgtGTCATCGGAGTGTGTTCAGGTGAGTAATAAAACGCAGGACACTGcttttagcttagcttagcttagcacaTGCACGCTAACAACACAGCAGTGTCAGTGACAGAGTAACATTCAGCTGTACAGCTGAAGATCACAGTTTAAATGGACCCCAATATTTAACCTTCTTAACTTCAGTTACAcccattcatgcaattatttaaCCAGCAATGTTGCAGCAGAACAAGATTCGGACTAGCAGCTTCAGCTAATGACATCTTAGTGAACTGACTGTAGCATGATTattggtgccagacaggctggttgGAGTATTTCTATAACTACTGATCTGCTGGGATTTTTACAGGCAGCAGTTTCTAGAGTTAGAACAATAGAAAAATATCCAGTAAGCAGCAGTTTATCCGACAAGGCAACAGTAACTATGCActattgtggtgagcagaaaagcatctctatTCCATGTACACAGAGGACACTGACTCACCAAAACTAGACAGTTGAAGACTGAAAAACTAGACTGAACTGATGAATCTCAATATCTGATGAGATATAAACAATATggtcagaatttggcaccaAAGGCATGAATCCTTGTAGCCAACCACCAATGTGTCAACAGTCctggctggtggaggtggtgtaattggtgtggggaatgttttcttggcacactttgaGCTTGTTAATACCAATTATTCAAGTGATGAATAATTGGTATTAATTTATGTGGTTCACCATCAGATATTGAGATTCATCAGTTCAGTCTAGTTTTTCAGTCTTCAACTGTCTAGTTTTGGTGAGTCAGTGTCCTCTGTGTACATGGAatagagatgcttttctgctcaccacaatagTGCATAGTTACTGCACGAACGAGCACCTGAAaaatccatgccatgaagaattGCAGCTGTTTTTAAAGCAAAGTGAGAGAATACCCCGTATAAGTAtagtattcctaataaagtgctcatgGAGTGCATGCTGTGGATAAAGTTATTCTAATTTAGATATAGCTGTTGTTGACTGGATTGTAGCAagaattaatttgttttgtggaCATTTTACAGCATTAAATGTTACATAACTTAATATATAGTAAATGTTGTGTAAAAGCAAGCAAGTAAAGTACAAATTGTCAATCATTTGTAAATTGCTGTGGTTTGAGAGGAATGAAACAGCAAAATAGCAACATAATCACTGTACTGATGAATTATTCTATTTAATTATACCAATATAACAAtagaattatattaattatttttaatatggtTGTCTCAgatcatacagtatacaaataaGGCAACTGCATGCACACAGTTTAGACAGTATACTATGTTAAAATCAGTAACCTAGAATTATTTATCCACTTTAGTACATTCTCTCTGCATTAATAACACCAATGTCCCATTCACATGCTCCTGTTTTCCttctctgtatgtttgtttaattgtgATATTTCATTCACTTTAGGTGTCTCCAGGAAGTGATATCTCAGAGATGTTTGCTTGCCATGTCTTCGTTTCACACCACAAACACTCAGTCAAACTCAAACAAATCTTCTGTGGTTCGCTGTAGCAGACAGAAATACGAGCGCATGTACCCGGTGTTGCTCGTGCGTCCTGACGGCTCCACCATTAATATCAGATACAAAGAACCTCGGAGAATTATAATGGTTAGTGCAGtggcttcattttacatttccatttacagcatttgacagacacccttatagagcagcttacatttttattttatacaactcagcaattgagggttaagggtcttgctcaggggcccagcagtggtagcttggtggaccctGAATTCCCTGAATGGATCCCTTCTGATTAGAAGACAAACACTACTGCGtggagaaaaatataataataattcatattatatACCAGTTTTATTCAGTTTGTAGTTTGttaaaaagttcaaaagttTGTATCCCTTTGAAACGCTCTAATATCTTTAAAATGGGCTTTGTTAAAGTGTCTAAATAGGCAGCACATTTACTTTAAATCTTAatttaaggttt
The genomic region above belongs to Tachysurus vachellii isolate PV-2020 chromosome 11, HZAU_Pvac_v1, whole genome shotgun sequence and contains:
- the mrpl55 gene encoding large ribosomal subunit protein mL55, producing the protein MALNKIKTCHRSVFRCLQEVISQRCLLAMSSFHTTNTQSNSNKSSVVRCSRQKYERMYPVLLVRPDGSTINIRYKEPRRIIMMPVDITSLSEEERKARMRKRDPKKDMAKRRDDEFEDDFKLEDYSKFWKKT